The following are encoded in a window of Telmatobacter sp. DSM 110680 genomic DNA:
- a CDS encoding efflux RND transporter periplasmic adaptor subunit: MTGRTLKSAFAVSVVLCIGMASTLGYILWQHSDFAVMKTDAGTVVARGPEAQPETVNTRGPASSAKTDEPVLSPIQLSPQRMQEIGVTTTVAEMKDMNDELQAPGSVAIDEQRLSYVQTRFPGWIKSVFANATYQYVKKGQKLFTIYSPDLVSTEQEYLLAKKNQVAVSEHMHGTPAEEGNWLLQAAAERLRRYDIPEAEIEQLEKGGTASHEIGVESPASGYIIERNAMPNAYVQPETKLYTIADLSTVWIYANVPQADVGRLKPGDLGRVSVDAYPGRQFNGRIDQILPDVDATTRTVRVRLVMSNPGILLKPGMYVNVDIAAPLGRQLVIPASGMLQSGTRQIAFLDKGQGSLEPREIETGARLGDSVVVLKGLKAGDRIVSSASFLLDSEAQLQSSMSGYLPQQQNASPQQSTEQMHIDFSTDPNPPHKGSNKLHLKLTGADGKPIVSVQPSVTFFMPAMPAMGMAAEHAVAMLTDKGNGDYQGTVQLDSGGTWQVTVTVLRGTNTVAAKQLSISATGGM; the protein is encoded by the coding sequence ATGACCGGACGTACCTTGAAAAGCGCGTTTGCCGTTAGCGTCGTGTTGTGCATCGGAATGGCTTCGACTCTGGGATACATCCTGTGGCAGCATTCGGATTTTGCAGTGATGAAAACCGACGCAGGCACCGTTGTGGCTCGCGGGCCTGAGGCGCAGCCCGAGACGGTCAACACACGCGGCCCCGCATCCTCTGCGAAAACAGACGAGCCTGTGCTCTCCCCCATTCAGCTTTCTCCTCAGCGCATGCAGGAGATAGGCGTCACCACAACAGTCGCAGAGATGAAAGACATGAACGATGAGTTGCAAGCTCCCGGCAGCGTTGCGATCGATGAGCAGCGTCTCTCGTATGTGCAGACGCGGTTCCCGGGCTGGATCAAGAGCGTCTTCGCAAATGCAACTTATCAGTACGTGAAGAAGGGGCAAAAGTTATTCACGATCTACAGTCCCGACCTTGTGAGCACCGAGCAGGAATATCTGCTCGCAAAGAAAAATCAAGTTGCAGTCTCCGAGCATATGCACGGGACACCGGCGGAAGAAGGCAACTGGCTGCTGCAGGCCGCTGCTGAGCGGTTGCGCCGGTACGACATCCCCGAAGCAGAGATCGAACAACTCGAGAAGGGCGGAACTGCGAGCCACGAAATCGGCGTCGAATCTCCTGCCTCTGGTTACATCATCGAGCGAAACGCGATGCCCAATGCATACGTGCAACCAGAGACCAAGCTCTATACCATTGCCGATCTTTCCACAGTATGGATTTATGCGAACGTGCCTCAGGCGGACGTGGGTCGGCTGAAGCCGGGAGACCTCGGACGAGTTTCGGTAGATGCCTACCCGGGTAGACAATTTAACGGCCGTATCGATCAAATTCTTCCGGACGTTGATGCGACTACACGTACTGTACGCGTTCGGCTCGTGATGAGCAATCCGGGAATCCTGCTGAAGCCGGGCATGTATGTAAACGTCGACATTGCCGCTCCCCTGGGCCGCCAGCTTGTCATTCCAGCCTCAGGCATGTTGCAGTCCGGCACGCGCCAGATCGCTTTCCTTGACAAAGGACAAGGATCACTCGAGCCGCGTGAGATCGAAACCGGTGCCAGGCTCGGTGACTCAGTGGTGGTGCTGAAAGGACTGAAAGCCGGTGATCGCATCGTGAGCTCCGCCAGTTTTCTGCTTGACTCCGAAGCGCAATTACAGAGCTCGATGAGCGGGTATTTGCCGCAGCAGCAAAATGCATCACCTCAGCAATCAACCGAGCAGATGCATATTGATTTCAGCACCGATCCCAACCCTCCGCACAAAGGTTCCAACAAACTTCACCTGAAGCTGACAGGCGCAGACGGTAAGCCGATCGTTAGCGTTCAACCTTCAGTCACGTTCTTTATGCCGGCGATGCCCGCGATGGGAATGGCAGCAGAACATGCAGTGGCCATGCTCACTGATAAGGGCAACGGAGACTACCAAGGTACAGTGCAACTCGATTCGGGCGGCACCTGGCAGGTGACCGTGACTGTGCTGCGCGGGACCAACACGGTAGCGGCAAAACAACTGAGCATCAGCGCGACGGGAGGCATGTGA
- a CDS encoding VCBS repeat-containing protein yields MRLRSTILCIAFIALASFASSAKAEDGLSGALSEARARSLLTNELKIAAADFDNDQRPDGAVLQRGGPFEGRGSFRIRLHFTAGQDRDLTFQSSESSLTISALDVNQDGIPDLVVEQIFTHKRLQIWLNDGHGQFRQARVQDFPFSGESPCKWTSSILQTNWPVLALPTRSEKDQAASLLIVLQFNSSSSHWRCSPPHRQESTDFLEFYSPRAPPAPQLI; encoded by the coding sequence GTGAGACTTCGTTCCACAATTTTGTGCATTGCGTTTATCGCACTAGCTTCTTTTGCCTCCTCCGCCAAGGCTGAGGATGGCCTGAGCGGAGCCTTGTCAGAAGCGCGAGCCCGAAGCTTATTGACGAATGAACTCAAGATTGCGGCTGCTGACTTTGATAACGACCAGCGGCCCGATGGAGCTGTACTGCAGCGTGGCGGACCATTCGAGGGACGAGGTTCCTTTCGGATCCGACTGCACTTCACCGCGGGACAGGATCGGGACCTGACCTTCCAATCGAGTGAATCATCTTTGACCATCTCCGCGCTCGATGTGAATCAAGATGGAATTCCAGATCTTGTGGTTGAACAGATATTCACACACAAGCGCTTGCAGATCTGGCTTAACGACGGCCATGGGCAATTTCGCCAGGCACGCGTGCAAGACTTTCCGTTCTCAGGCGAGTCACCCTGCAAGTGGACATCGTCAATCTTGCAGACGAATTGGCCGGTGCTTGCATTACCCACACGGTCTGAAAAAGATCAAGCCGCTTCGCTGTTGATCGTACTGCAATTCAATTCTTCTTCGTCGCATTGGCGCTGCAGTCCCCCTCACCGACAAGAGTCAACCGATTTTCTGGAATTCTATTCTCCTCGCGCTCCGCCCGCGCCCCAGCTCATCTGA
- a CDS encoding helix-turn-helix domain-containing protein yields METQFISPRGNAPFNAPFNILIALYSLTGLLSAEEVAEMFGKSPFTIYRMAQKREIPSFMFGGSRCFDPSELALWLIKKEPQLAVAARHFQKAA; encoded by the coding sequence TTGGAAACTCAATTCATCTCTCCTCGGGGTAATGCCCCATTTAATGCTCCATTCAACATCCTGATCGCTCTCTATTCTCTTACCGGTTTGCTATCCGCGGAAGAGGTAGCCGAGATGTTTGGGAAGTCACCATTCACGATCTATCGCATGGCACAGAAGCGTGAGATTCCGAGCTTCATGTTTGGCGGATCTCGCTGCTTTGATCCATCCGAACTTGCACTCTGGTTGATCAAGAAAGAGCCACAACTGGCTGTTGCCGCGCGGCATTTTCAAAAGGCCGCTTAA
- a CDS encoding TolC family protein produces MKTTHILTAPLCLVLALPVCSGQTAAGTLALGELSALIGNAHAQTAASTPQLTLDEVERIALAENPEIHVAARKVASAEAHVPLAGALDDPQAMYRGWQVPLAKPWDYNAAQNMLMLSQSFPGRGKRGLRTNIAQSDVEMAKDDLEAARLRVRVDVRKAFFDLLRAQDDLLVHDEHVGIAQQAIEAARIKYSVGKIPQVEILKAQVALTRLAEHMIRFDRDAEVARTHLNTLMGRQPETAIEVQGDYALETNLPSLELLVTTAMHTRPDLAEAAAAEERSRKEENMAKKAMVPDFSVSAGYMLIPSGQSPRNNYMVEGSMSLPWLNRKKHESEVNEATAAVSVKTAEISALKNEALSQIEESLADARAAQRLAHVYQKSLKPQAAQTLHAAVVAYENDQTSFLDLLDSQMTVVDVDLATIDATADFNMKMANLELAVGSPIAAQGVTK; encoded by the coding sequence ATGAAGACTACACATATATTGACGGCGCCTCTGTGCCTCGTGCTGGCTCTGCCGGTTTGCAGCGGACAAACTGCTGCAGGCACTCTTGCCCTGGGTGAACTCAGTGCGCTGATCGGCAACGCTCACGCACAGACTGCTGCATCCACTCCGCAACTGACTTTGGACGAAGTTGAACGTATCGCTCTTGCTGAGAATCCAGAGATTCATGTTGCCGCGCGAAAAGTTGCATCGGCCGAAGCACATGTTCCCCTGGCAGGCGCGCTCGACGATCCACAGGCGATGTATCGGGGATGGCAAGTGCCGTTGGCCAAGCCGTGGGATTACAACGCAGCGCAGAACATGCTGATGCTGAGTCAATCCTTCCCAGGCCGAGGCAAGCGGGGGTTGCGCACCAATATCGCTCAGTCCGACGTGGAAATGGCAAAGGACGATCTCGAAGCAGCTCGGTTGCGGGTCCGCGTAGATGTGCGTAAAGCGTTCTTCGACTTGTTGCGCGCGCAGGATGATCTGCTTGTTCATGATGAGCACGTAGGCATTGCGCAGCAGGCGATTGAAGCTGCGCGCATCAAGTACAGCGTCGGGAAAATTCCGCAGGTGGAGATACTCAAGGCTCAGGTCGCCCTCACGCGCCTCGCGGAACATATGATCCGCTTTGATCGGGATGCCGAGGTTGCACGCACACATCTGAATACCTTGATGGGCCGCCAGCCCGAAACCGCAATCGAAGTGCAAGGTGATTATGCGCTCGAAACGAATTTGCCCTCGTTGGAATTGCTTGTAACGACAGCCATGCACACACGACCAGATTTGGCTGAAGCAGCAGCCGCCGAAGAACGAAGCCGCAAGGAAGAGAACATGGCGAAAAAAGCCATGGTGCCAGACTTCAGTGTTTCCGCCGGCTACATGCTCATCCCCTCAGGACAGAGTCCGCGCAACAACTACATGGTGGAGGGATCAATGAGCTTGCCATGGCTGAATCGCAAGAAGCACGAATCCGAGGTTAACGAGGCCACGGCTGCGGTATCCGTAAAGACCGCAGAAATCTCCGCGCTGAAGAACGAGGCGTTGAGTCAGATCGAAGAGTCGTTGGCCGATGCGCGTGCAGCCCAGCGTCTCGCACACGTCTACCAGAAGTCGTTGAAGCCGCAGGCGGCACAGACGCTGCACGCAGCCGTGGTGGCATACGAAAACGATCAGACCTCGTTTCTCGATCTGCTCGACAGCCAGATGACAGTAGTAGACGTGGACTTGGCCACCATCGATGCAACTGCAGATTTCAACATGAAAATGGCGAACCTTGAGTTAGCCGTGGGCTCACCGATCGCTGCGCAAGGGGTGACGAAATGA
- a CDS encoding TolC family protein: protein MPNNGIWKPFAGTDVVPNVSYLHERDHKRELRLESAKEGTQIAQSQYDDAKRNLEFTLRGAFVNALQAKAQLDLAKAELDYYDHIVQISRDRLNAGDIAQIDFDRIELQRVQYESALQSATVNLRTAKIQLLQLLNDRTPVEQFDLSGTFDFSAELKPLEELRQTALASRPDLQAAMQTIQQAETNHKLAEANGSTDPTFAGWYTYNASNNNPNGIQTVGASVSIPIRIFDRNQGEKLRTQIDIDRSRQSSDAAKAQVFSDVDSAYAQVNSNIELLKPYKEKYTAQATRVRDTITYSYQHGGASLMDFLNAQSDYRTVQQAYLQLIGAYLISAAQLNLAVGQEVIQ, encoded by the coding sequence GTGCCGAACAACGGGATATGGAAGCCTTTCGCGGGCACTGACGTGGTCCCGAACGTGAGCTACCTGCATGAGCGCGATCACAAGCGGGAGTTGCGGCTCGAGAGTGCCAAAGAAGGCACGCAGATCGCGCAATCTCAATACGACGACGCTAAACGCAATCTCGAATTTACTTTGCGGGGAGCCTTTGTGAACGCGCTTCAAGCGAAGGCTCAACTCGATTTGGCCAAGGCTGAATTGGATTACTACGACCACATTGTCCAGATCAGTCGCGATCGCTTGAACGCAGGCGACATAGCCCAAATCGACTTCGATCGCATTGAACTGCAACGGGTGCAATATGAATCCGCCCTGCAAAGCGCCACGGTAAACCTCCGGACTGCCAAGATCCAGCTTCTTCAGTTGCTCAATGACCGCACTCCTGTTGAACAGTTCGACCTTTCCGGCACGTTCGATTTTTCAGCTGAATTGAAGCCTCTGGAAGAGCTTCGCCAAACTGCGCTGGCCTCGCGTCCCGATCTGCAGGCGGCGATGCAAACGATTCAACAAGCGGAGACGAATCACAAACTCGCCGAAGCTAACGGTTCAACTGATCCGACTTTTGCCGGTTGGTATACCTACAACGCGTCCAACAACAATCCAAACGGAATTCAAACAGTCGGCGCCAGCGTGAGCATTCCGATTCGTATCTTCGATCGCAACCAAGGCGAAAAACTGCGCACGCAGATTGATATCGATCGCAGCCGCCAATCCAGTGACGCCGCCAAGGCCCAGGTCTTCAGCGATGTGGACTCGGCGTACGCCCAAGTGAATAGCAACATCGAACTTCTCAAGCCCTATAAAGAGAAGTACACCGCACAAGCGACGCGGGTCCGCGACACAATTACCTATTCGTATCAGCATGGGGGCGCGTCGCTGATGGACTTTCTCAACGCGCAGAGCGACTACCGGACTGTTCAGCAGGCATACCTGCAACTCATCGGCGCGTATCTGATCTCCGCCGCCCAACTCAATCTCGCAGTGGGACAAGAGGTGATTCAATGA
- a CDS encoding efflux RND transporter periplasmic adaptor subunit, with product MALLLAISLPLILSGCQSKDEGSGAPPPAKVIPVSDMNLITIDQKDVAKFPIATAGQVEASAQLQATGTVFPDVSREVPVISLANGRVVDIKTRLDDNVKKGQLLFSVQSPDITTAFNAYLKAVNDEQLANKAYLRADDLFKHGALSQAMVEQAQTAENDAKADLEAADNQLKLYGVDKKHPGSVVNVYAPISGVVIGQNVTNAAAAGVTLSGSATAFTIADLSTVWILCDVYENDIPKIQVGQQATIKIQAYPDRPLKGRVSDIGPVLDPSQRTAKVRIEVPNPGILKLGMFVSATFSSLKKSIFTVVPAEAVLHLHDRNWVFVPVGGNQFKRTEVQVGSMLEGGRQQILSGISPGTQVVTNALLLETAGNQ from the coding sequence TTGGCACTCCTACTTGCGATATCGCTGCCGCTGATTCTCTCCGGCTGCCAGAGCAAGGACGAAGGCAGCGGCGCTCCGCCTCCCGCCAAGGTGATCCCTGTGTCTGATATGAATCTGATCACCATCGACCAGAAGGACGTCGCAAAGTTCCCCATTGCAACTGCTGGACAAGTCGAAGCTTCCGCGCAGCTTCAGGCTACGGGAACTGTATTTCCCGATGTTTCGCGAGAAGTTCCCGTCATCTCTCTTGCAAATGGAAGGGTCGTCGACATCAAAACGCGTCTCGACGACAACGTGAAGAAGGGTCAGCTGCTCTTCAGTGTGCAAAGCCCGGATATAACCACGGCTTTTAACGCCTACCTCAAGGCCGTCAACGATGAGCAACTCGCCAACAAGGCCTATCTGCGCGCAGACGATCTCTTCAAGCACGGCGCCCTCTCGCAGGCTATGGTCGAGCAGGCCCAGACCGCAGAGAACGATGCGAAAGCCGATCTCGAAGCTGCCGACAATCAATTGAAACTCTATGGCGTCGACAAGAAGCATCCCGGTAGCGTCGTCAATGTGTACGCGCCGATCTCAGGCGTAGTCATCGGGCAGAATGTGACTAACGCTGCGGCCGCAGGCGTAACGCTTTCAGGATCGGCCACTGCGTTCACCATCGCGGATCTGTCGACTGTCTGGATCTTGTGCGATGTCTACGAGAACGACATCCCCAAAATTCAAGTTGGCCAGCAAGCAACGATCAAGATCCAGGCCTACCCCGATCGCCCGCTGAAGGGACGCGTGAGCGACATTGGCCCGGTACTCGATCCATCCCAGCGCACGGCGAAGGTTCGCATCGAAGTTCCAAATCCCGGCATTCTCAAGCTCGGTATGTTTGTATCCGCAACCTTCTCAAGCTTGAAGAAATCCATCTTCACCGTTGTGCCCGCAGAGGCCGTCCTCCATCTGCACGATCGCAACTGGGTATTCGTCCCGGTGGGCGGAAACCAGTTCAAGCGCACTGAAGTTCAGGTCGGAAGCATGCTTGAAGGCGGTCGACAGCAAATACTTTCCGGCATCTCACCCGGCACGCAGGTCGTCACCAACGCATTGCTTCTTGAAACGGCAGGGAATCAATAA
- a CDS encoding CusA/CzcA family heavy metal efflux RND transporter, translating into MLRSLVDFALRNRWMVLGGMFVLTIWGVISFRNLPIEAYPDVANNYVQIITQWPGRSAEEIERQVTVPVEIQMAGIPHLTHLRSTTLAGLSSLMLIFDDDSIGDKNREHVLERLSQVNLPNNLVPQMGTDWSPVGQIYWYTLESTNPSYDVMEKKSLEDWTLEKSFKSVPGVVDVSSFGGPTKEYQIRIDPEKLVAYGLSMSQVEQQVAANNTNGGGSFIEEGAQQINVQSIGLFTTVQDIENTVVKANNGSPIRIKDIATVAQGPKIRLGQIGRAVHREDGTIVDNPDTVEGIVLLQKGDDSDPVLQGIHEEVKKLNGDKDHPGILPPGVAIKPFLDRSKLVSFTVETVEHNLTEGMILVSIILFLFLGNIRGAIIVALTIPFALLFASICLDLSHIPANLLSLGALDFGMVVDGSVVMVENIVRHLSNADDTRTPVQKIREASHEVQRPVFFARGIIITSYLPIFTLQAVEGRLFKPMAWTVSFALLGALVFAILAAPVMAGIVFRKGAKEWKNPLMEWLVEHYRTAVRAAIVHRRMTFGISAILFLISIYLTFGGPIGSEFLPHLDEGSLWVRGTLPPSEGPTSSIDFMNEARIVMASFPEVTQVVSQTGRPDDGTDTAGFFNTEYFVDLKPKDQWRPVFHQNKEALIEAMNTELEKFPGVIWNFSQPISDNMEEAVSGVKGALAIKLFGDNLRTLESTADVIQGQMSKIKGVADLGIFRIVGQPNLNFSVDRVAAARWGINVADIQDAIQTAVGANAFTQLQQGEARYDVTLRYEKPYRDTRQAIENIRLLAPSGERVSLAQLTTVRTDDGAEAINREGGQRYIAIKFSVVGRDLGSTVEEAIRKVDSVKLPPGYHVEWAGEYASQKRADKRMALVIPITVLAIFLILYTMFRSFKWSMLVLVSVMMASIGGPLALFLTGTNFSVSSAVGFLALFGVSVETGVIMIEFINQLRGRRRSNEASSHQHIVEAAVEGSVQRLRPIMMTMLVATLGLLPAAMSHAIGSDSQRPFAIVIVGGLIANLIIGVFLMPALYVWMAREDDPLPVADMTEFNEI; encoded by the coding sequence ATGCTGCGCTCACTTGTCGATTTCGCTTTAAGGAACCGATGGATGGTGCTCGGTGGGATGTTCGTGCTCACCATCTGGGGCGTGATTTCATTCCGCAACCTGCCCATCGAAGCCTATCCCGACGTTGCCAACAACTACGTACAGATCATTACGCAGTGGCCGGGGCGCAGCGCTGAAGAAATCGAGCGCCAGGTCACGGTGCCGGTCGAGATTCAAATGGCAGGCATTCCCCACCTTACGCACCTGCGTTCCACGACTCTCGCGGGCCTTTCGAGCTTGATGCTCATTTTTGACGACGACTCGATCGGCGATAAGAATCGTGAACACGTGCTCGAGCGTCTGAGCCAAGTCAACCTTCCCAACAACCTTGTTCCGCAGATGGGAACGGATTGGAGCCCGGTAGGACAGATCTACTGGTACACCCTCGAGAGCACAAACCCGTCCTACGACGTCATGGAAAAGAAGTCGCTCGAGGATTGGACGCTCGAGAAGTCCTTCAAAAGCGTTCCCGGCGTTGTAGACGTTTCGAGCTTCGGCGGTCCAACCAAGGAGTACCAGATCCGTATCGATCCTGAAAAACTGGTCGCATACGGCTTGTCGATGAGTCAGGTTGAGCAGCAGGTTGCCGCCAACAATACCAATGGGGGTGGCAGCTTCATCGAAGAGGGCGCTCAACAGATCAATGTGCAGTCGATCGGCCTCTTTACCACCGTGCAGGACATCGAAAACACCGTCGTCAAAGCCAATAACGGATCGCCCATTCGCATCAAGGACATCGCTACCGTCGCCCAGGGACCGAAGATTCGCCTCGGCCAGATCGGACGCGCTGTGCATCGCGAAGACGGAACGATCGTTGACAATCCGGACACCGTCGAAGGAATTGTTCTATTGCAGAAAGGCGATGACTCCGACCCGGTGCTGCAGGGCATCCACGAGGAAGTGAAGAAACTCAACGGCGACAAAGATCACCCCGGCATTCTTCCTCCAGGCGTCGCTATTAAGCCGTTCCTTGATCGATCCAAGCTGGTCAGCTTCACCGTGGAGACCGTAGAACACAACCTGACCGAAGGAATGATCCTCGTTTCCATCATTCTGTTTCTGTTCCTGGGTAACATTCGCGGTGCCATCATTGTCGCGCTCACTATTCCCTTTGCGTTGCTCTTCGCTTCCATCTGCCTTGACCTTAGTCATATCCCTGCAAATCTCCTCTCACTCGGTGCATTGGACTTTGGCATGGTGGTAGACGGCAGCGTGGTGATGGTTGAAAACATTGTCCGTCATCTCTCGAATGCGGACGACACGCGCACTCCTGTACAGAAGATTCGAGAAGCCTCACACGAAGTGCAGCGGCCAGTCTTCTTCGCACGCGGCATCATCATCACTTCCTACCTGCCCATCTTCACCCTGCAAGCGGTCGAAGGGCGTCTCTTCAAACCAATGGCGTGGACGGTGAGCTTCGCGCTGCTCGGCGCATTGGTGTTTGCCATCCTTGCCGCGCCGGTGATGGCGGGAATTGTTTTCCGCAAGGGCGCCAAGGAATGGAAAAATCCGCTAATGGAGTGGCTCGTTGAGCACTACCGTACGGCAGTTCGCGCGGCAATAGTCCACCGCCGCATGACATTTGGAATTTCCGCAATCCTTTTCCTCATTTCGATCTACCTGACATTCGGAGGGCCCATCGGATCGGAGTTTCTTCCTCACCTCGACGAAGGATCGCTTTGGGTGCGTGGAACACTTCCCCCCAGCGAAGGCCCTACCTCGAGCATCGACTTCATGAATGAGGCACGCATTGTCATGGCCTCGTTTCCTGAAGTAACGCAAGTGGTGAGTCAAACCGGCCGTCCCGACGACGGCACAGACACCGCCGGGTTCTTCAATACCGAGTACTTTGTGGATTTAAAGCCTAAAGATCAGTGGCGTCCTGTCTTCCATCAGAACAAAGAAGCTCTTATCGAAGCGATGAATACTGAGCTGGAAAAATTCCCCGGCGTAATCTGGAATTTCTCTCAGCCAATCTCCGACAATATGGAGGAAGCTGTCTCCGGTGTAAAGGGAGCGCTCGCCATCAAGTTGTTTGGGGACAATCTGCGGACGCTCGAAAGCACTGCCGATGTTATCCAGGGTCAGATGTCCAAAATCAAAGGCGTTGCAGATCTTGGCATCTTTAGAATCGTCGGGCAGCCTAATCTGAACTTCTCCGTCGATCGCGTGGCAGCCGCGCGATGGGGGATCAACGTCGCCGATATTCAGGACGCCATTCAAACCGCTGTCGGCGCCAATGCCTTTACGCAGTTGCAGCAGGGCGAAGCACGCTACGACGTGACGCTCAGGTATGAGAAGCCCTACCGCGACACGCGGCAGGCCATCGAGAATATCCGCCTTCTAGCTCCATCGGGGGAACGCGTTTCTCTTGCGCAGCTTACCACTGTGAGAACTGATGATGGCGCCGAGGCCATCAATCGCGAGGGCGGCCAGCGCTATATTGCCATCAAATTCTCTGTGGTTGGCCGCGACTTGGGCTCAACCGTTGAAGAGGCTATCCGCAAAGTCGACAGCGTGAAGTTGCCGCCTGGCTATCACGTTGAATGGGCCGGAGAATACGCCAGCCAAAAACGCGCCGACAAACGCATGGCACTCGTCATTCCGATCACTGTGCTTGCCATCTTCCTGATCCTCTACACCATGTTCCGCTCATTCAAGTGGTCAATGCTGGTGCTGGTCTCCGTGATGATGGCTTCCATCGGTGGTCCGCTTGCTCTTTTCCTGACCGGCACCAACTTCTCAGTCTCGTCGGCGGTCGGCTTCCTGGCGCTCTTCGGCGTGTCGGTCGAAACCGGTGTCATCATGATCGAATTCATCAACCAGCTTCGTGGGCGTCGGCGCAGTAATGAGGCATCGAGTCACCAACATATCGTAGAAGCAGCGGTCGAGGGCTCCGTGCAGCGGCTTCGCCCCATCATGATGACCATGCTGGTAGCAACGCTGGGCTTGTTGCCCGCCGCCATGTCACATGCCATCGGCTCCGACTCGCAGAGGCCCTTCGCTATCGTCATCGTCGGCGGCCTGATCGCGAACCTCATCATCGGCGTATTCCTGATGCCTGCCTTGTACGTTTGGATGGCCCGTGAAGATGATCCCCTTCCCGTCGCCGATATGACCGAATTCAATGAGATCTAG